From Topomyia yanbarensis strain Yona2022 chromosome 1, ASM3024719v1, whole genome shotgun sequence, one genomic window encodes:
- the LOC131677926 gene encoding uncharacterized protein LOC131677926: MDDVSSTTDKSLQQNAAVRRRQMRQKVLNRIRKVNIKNKAVKSFYYFTYGAAEVKDKDKSVVSTYFFNGEPCEGDEQFLKQMKHSIFVGNIAAGTRKTEIKELFDRYGKIGSIQLKTRNGQTIVGLQHISLYSPIVALVKFSTKEEAIAVCDVKDGKFQVKLVDPSLQYEKENCVRVDNVDPKISKFELLQYFKNYGTILNIMLETNDGSLILTDKEYQKLNYICCYVRFARRIEAKAAKDMNGFVFRGRKLRVELAYQKHCDPNKMSNNALRMFFQTVGDVIALDQIPHQHMGYVCYKNPLPMETMKRLSQRTYRNKKIHFEKLDTSNILKGQKQNKAATEPGIADITGVSAAETATVSLAAKDSGVASKKAKLKNIQKKLGSSGDIVGSTGVAKKKLPRKNAAAGSKMKAIEKVLKATKEEFS, encoded by the exons ATGGATGATGTATCCTCTACCACTGATAAAAGTCTCCAGCAAAATGCAGCTGTTCGACGTCGCCAGATGCGGCAGAAAGTTCTCAATCGAATTCGTAAagttaacattaaaaacaaagcCGTGAAGAGCTTTTACTATTTTACCTACGGAGCAGCCGAAGTGAAGGACAAGGACAAATCCGTAGTATCTACTTACTTCTTCAACGGAGAGCCCTGCGAAGGTGATGAACAGTTTCTCAAGCAGA TGAAGCACAGTATTTTTGTTGGAAACATAGCTGCAGGTACCAGAAAAACTGAAATAAAAGAACTTTTCGATCGATACGGTAAAATTGGAAGTATCCAGCTAAAAACCCGAAATGGACAAACGATTGTCGGTTTGCAGCATATTTCACTATATAGTCCTATTGTGGCACTCGTAAAATTCAGTACAAAAGAGGAAGCAATTGCAGTTTGTGATGTAAAAGACGGAAAGTTTCAAGTTAAATTGGTTGATCCCAGCTTACAGTATG aaaaagaaaactgcgTTCGAGTTGATAATGTTGACcctaaaatatcgaaattcgaacttcttcaatattttaaaaattacggAACAATTCTCAATATTATGCTGGAGACAAATGATGGCTCGTTGATTCTCACAGACAAGGAATATCAAAAGCTGAACTACATTTGCTGCTATGTCCGTTTTGCGCGTAGAATCGAAGCCAAAGCTGCGAAAGACATGAATGGATTTGTTTTCAGAGGTAGAAAACTACGAGTTGAACTAGCTTATCAGAAGCACTGTGATCCTAACA AAATGAGCAACAACGCACTTCGCATGTTTTTTCAAACCGTTGGAGATGTAATCGCTTTGGATCAAATCCCTCATCAACACATGGGTTATGTGTGCTATAAAAATCCCCTACCCATGGAAACAATGAAGCGGCTCAGCCAGCGTACTTATCGAAATAAGAAGATTCACTTCGAAAAGCTTGATACAAGTAATATTTTAAAGGGACAAAAGCAGAATAAGGCTGCTACTGAACCGGGTATAGCGGATATTACCGGCGTTAGTGCAGCGGAAACTGCAACAGTGTCATTGGCAGCAAAAGATTCTGGGGTGGCATCAAAGAAAGCAAAACTGAAGAACATTCAGAAAAAACTCGGTTCTTCTGGTGACATCGTAGGATCGACCGGAGtagcaaaaaaaaagttacCTCGGAAAAATGCAGCTGCTGGTTCAAAAATGAAGGCCattgaaaaagttttaaaagctACGAAAGAGGAGTTTAGTTAA